One window of the Vigna radiata var. radiata cultivar VC1973A chromosome 1, Vradiata_ver6, whole genome shotgun sequence genome contains the following:
- the LOC106765188 gene encoding RNA polymerase II subunit A C-terminal domain phosphatase SSU72: MKFRYAMVCSSNQNRSMEAHSLLKKQGFEVSSYGTGAHVKLPGPSLREPNVYEFGTPYKHMYDDLRRKDSELYRRNGILAMLKRNATVKLAPQRWQENAVDGVFDVVLTFEEKVFDMVIEDLHNRDQVLLKAVLVINLEVKDNHDEAAVGAKHTLDLCQEIEKAESWEESIDEIIAGFENKYRRKLLYSVSFY, from the exons ATGAAGTTTCGTTACGCGATGGTGTGTTCTTCGAACCAGAACAGGAGCATGGAGGCTCATTCCCTGCTCAAGAAGCAGGGCTTCGAAGTCTCTTCTTACGGCACTGGTGCCCACGTGAAGCTCCCGGGTCCCTCGCTCAGGGAGCCCAATGTCTACGAATTCGGAACCCCCTACAAGCATATGTACGATGACCTACGTAGAAAAGACTCTGAACT CTATAGACGAAATGGAATCTTGGCAATGCTTAAAAGAAATGCAACAGTCAAGTTGGCACCTCAACGGTGGCAAGAAAATGCTGTTGATGGCGTTTTTGACGTGGTATTGACATTTGAAGAAAAAGTGTTTGATATGGTTATTGAAG ATCTCCATAACAGAGATCAAGTTTTATTGAAAGCTGTGCTGGTAATCAACTTAGAGGTAAAAGATAACCACGACGAAGCAGCTGTGGGAGCTAAGCATACTTTGGATCTATGTCAGGAG ATTGAAAAAGCAGAATCATGGGAGGAATCAATTGACGAAATTATTGCTGGTTTTGAGAATAAGTATAGGAGGAAGCTTTTGTACAGTGTCTCCTTCTACTAG
- the LOC106758323 gene encoding UV-B-induced protein At3g17800, chloroplastic isoform X1, with protein sequence MSFIAFAELSMEAAATATVLTPPSAPPRPSVFLRGPSALAFPSNLAFSTKLSTSVSVSISKQCHGRLGVGSKRGFVVRAASSFPESSEPSSNVAPLKLESPIGQFLSQILISHPHLVPAAVERQLEQFQTDLDGDNQKREPSASGTELVLYRRIAEVKAKERKKALEEILYALVVQKFMDANVSLIPSLTPNQSGRVDSWPSEDGKLEELHSPEAYEMIQNHLALILGNRLGDSTSVAQISKIRVGQVYAASIMYGYFLKRVVQRFQLEKTVKILPNMAEENSIQQTVIDDSRISSGKGPSHVMSHPEISALPGGGISSGGFGNGSKVSRLRTYVMSFDSETLQRYATIRSKESLSIIEKHTEALFGRPEIVVTPEGVIDSSKDENIKISFGSLKRLVLEAVTFGSFLWDVESYVDARYHFVLN encoded by the exons atgTCTTTCATCGCTTTCGCAGAGCTGTCAATGGAAGCGGCTGCGACGGCAACTGTCCTTACACCACCGTCCGCTCCACCTAGGCCGTCGGTTTTCCTCCGAGGACCTTCCGCACTCGCCTTCCCTTCCAATCTTGCCTTCTCCACTAAG TTGAGCACTTCTGTATCTGTCTCCATCTCCAAGCAATGTCATGGGAGACTCGGAGTTGGAAGTAAAAGGGGTTTTGTAGTTAGAGCTGCATCATCGTTTCCAGAGTCATCTGAACCAAGTTCCAATGTTGCTCCACTTAAACTGGAGTCTCCAATTGGCCAGTTTCTCTCTCAGATTTTAATTAGTCATCCACATCTTGTGCCTGCTGCCGTAGAGCGGCAACTTGAGCAATTCCAAACTGATCTTGATGGTGATAATCAAAAGAGAGAGCCTTCTGCTTCAGGCACCGAATTAGTTCTGTACAG GAGAATTGCTGAGGTTAAGgctaaagaaaggaaaaaggcTTTAGAAGAGATATTGTATGCATTGGTGGTGCAAAAGTTTATGGATGCCAACGTTTCTCTCATACCCTCCTTAACCCCAAACCAATCTGGTCGGGTTGATTCATGGCCAAGTGAAGATGGAAAACTGGAGGAGCTTCATTCACCTGAAGCCTACGAAATGATCCAAAACCACTTGGCTCTCATTTTGGGCAACCGTTTAGGGGATTCAACATCTGTCGCTCAGATCAGCAAAATCAGAGTAGGACAGGTCTATGCAGCTTCAATAATGTATGGATACTTTCTTAAGCGGGTTGTCCAAAGGTTCCAGCTGGAGAAGACAGTGAAGATTCTTCCTAATATGGCAGAGGAGAATAGCATTCAACAAACTGTTATAGACGATTCAAGAATTAGCAGTGGAAAGGGCCCTTCTCATGTCATGTCTCATCCTGAAATTTCTGCTTTGCCTGGTGGTGGAATCAGCTCAGGGGGATTTGGTAACGGTTCAAAAGTCTCCAGGTTACGTACCTATGTGATGTCCTTTGATAGTGAGACATTACAGAGATATGCAACAATAAGATCTAAAGAGTCTCTTAGCATCATTGAGAAGCACACTGAAGCATTGTTTGGAAGACCTGAAATTGTTGTTACACCAGAGGGGGTGATCGATTCTTCGAAGGATGA
- the LOC106758323 gene encoding UV-B-induced protein At3g17800, chloroplastic isoform X2, translating to MEAAATATVLTPPSAPPRPSVFLRGPSALAFPSNLAFSTKLSTSVSVSISKQCHGRLGVGSKRGFVVRAASSFPESSEPSSNVAPLKLESPIGQFLSQILISHPHLVPAAVERQLEQFQTDLDGDNQKREPSASGTELVLYRRIAEVKAKERKKALEEILYALVVQKFMDANVSLIPSLTPNQSGRVDSWPSEDGKLEELHSPEAYEMIQNHLALILGNRLGDSTSVAQISKIRVGQVYAASIMYGYFLKRVVQRFQLEKTVKILPNMAEENSIQQTVIDDSRISSGKGPSHVMSHPEISALPGGGISSGGFGNGSKVSRLRTYVMSFDSETLQRYATIRSKESLSIIEKHTEALFGRPEIVVTPEGVIDSSKDENIKISFGSLKRLVLEAVTFGSFLWDVESYVDARYHFVLN from the exons ATGGAAGCGGCTGCGACGGCAACTGTCCTTACACCACCGTCCGCTCCACCTAGGCCGTCGGTTTTCCTCCGAGGACCTTCCGCACTCGCCTTCCCTTCCAATCTTGCCTTCTCCACTAAG TTGAGCACTTCTGTATCTGTCTCCATCTCCAAGCAATGTCATGGGAGACTCGGAGTTGGAAGTAAAAGGGGTTTTGTAGTTAGAGCTGCATCATCGTTTCCAGAGTCATCTGAACCAAGTTCCAATGTTGCTCCACTTAAACTGGAGTCTCCAATTGGCCAGTTTCTCTCTCAGATTTTAATTAGTCATCCACATCTTGTGCCTGCTGCCGTAGAGCGGCAACTTGAGCAATTCCAAACTGATCTTGATGGTGATAATCAAAAGAGAGAGCCTTCTGCTTCAGGCACCGAATTAGTTCTGTACAG GAGAATTGCTGAGGTTAAGgctaaagaaaggaaaaaggcTTTAGAAGAGATATTGTATGCATTGGTGGTGCAAAAGTTTATGGATGCCAACGTTTCTCTCATACCCTCCTTAACCCCAAACCAATCTGGTCGGGTTGATTCATGGCCAAGTGAAGATGGAAAACTGGAGGAGCTTCATTCACCTGAAGCCTACGAAATGATCCAAAACCACTTGGCTCTCATTTTGGGCAACCGTTTAGGGGATTCAACATCTGTCGCTCAGATCAGCAAAATCAGAGTAGGACAGGTCTATGCAGCTTCAATAATGTATGGATACTTTCTTAAGCGGGTTGTCCAAAGGTTCCAGCTGGAGAAGACAGTGAAGATTCTTCCTAATATGGCAGAGGAGAATAGCATTCAACAAACTGTTATAGACGATTCAAGAATTAGCAGTGGAAAGGGCCCTTCTCATGTCATGTCTCATCCTGAAATTTCTGCTTTGCCTGGTGGTGGAATCAGCTCAGGGGGATTTGGTAACGGTTCAAAAGTCTCCAGGTTACGTACCTATGTGATGTCCTTTGATAGTGAGACATTACAGAGATATGCAACAATAAGATCTAAAGAGTCTCTTAGCATCATTGAGAAGCACACTGAAGCATTGTTTGGAAGACCTGAAATTGTTGTTACACCAGAGGGGGTGATCGATTCTTCGAAGGATGA